The DNA segment TCAACTGGGCGGTCAGGTCAGGCAACTCTTCGCTTGAAGGTACTGTATAAGTCTGGTCGCTGACGATCGAGATGCTTCGGTCCTTTTCAATCTCCCGCTTCACCGCCTCATAAGCGCTAGCTGAAAAAGTGTCCCCCGCATTTGTTATCATGGCCACTTTAGTATAGTTAAGCTCCCGCTTAGATTCTTCGACCCCGTGAGGAACCAGTCGCTCCACGGTGAGAGATGAACGGAAAAGAAATTCGCTTCGGGCGCTGAGCCCCATAGCGGCCGAGGTCGGGCTTAAAGAGACGGTCCTGTTTTTATCAATGATATCAATAATATCTTCGGTCCTGCTTGAACTGAAGGGACCGAGTACGGCTGCCACTTCGTCCTGTTCAATAAGCTTTGTGTACGCTTCCCGCACGGATTGCCGATTACTTTTGGAATCCCCAAAAATGAATCTGATTTCCTGGTCCCCGAGAAGCGGCGATTCGTGAATTTCTTCAAGGGCAAACTCCATAGCTTTTCTCATGGACACGCCTATCGATGCGTGCGGGCCCGAAAAGGGAAGAACAACACCTACCGGAATCTCATTGGCGCTTTCCCTGTCATCGCAGGAGGCAAAAACCAGTACCGCAGCGACCGCGGCGAAGAGCATAACAACAGCAATTTTTTTCATAACCAGGCTATCTCCTTGCTCTGAATACTTCTACTCATCGGAGAGAACGACCAGAACAGAGTCCTTCTCAGCCGTTTCCCCTTCCTTGACCCTTATTTCCTTTATTGTACCCGAAGCGGATGCCTTAAGCTCGCTTTCCATCTTCATGGCTTCAACCACTATGACGCTGTCTCCCACCTCGACGCTGTCTCCCTGCTTCTTAAGGATCTTCACTACCCTGCTGTGCATCGGCGCCGTTATGTTAAGACTTCCCGTGCCTTCCTCCTGCGAAGCGTCCCTTCCGGAAACGGCCTCTATCTCATAGAGGTCGCCCTCGTGGAAAACCTGTATTTTCTTCCCTTCCCTGAATATCCCTACGGTAATGCTTTTGTTATCAACTAGGATCGAATACGTATTTTCGTCTATACGCAGAAATTCTATCTCTTTCTGCTCGCCGTCGATGCCGAAGAGACTAAGCCCCTCCTTCTCTTCGAAGTCTACTTTGTAGGTTTTGTTCCCCAGTTTGAAAGTGTATGTCATAAAAGCGGATTCCCGGATACGCCCATTCTTCTGGCAAAATGCTTCCAGCCTGAAGAGATAGCCTTTGTTCCCTGCGCGATTTGGTTTGAGCCGCCGTTCATGGCGACAGCCGCAGCCATGAGTATAAGTTCAGGATCGGATTCCTCGGGCACCAGAGTCTCCGGATGTCTTTCTATAAAACCCGTGTCAATCTGCGCCTTGCGGAACTCAGGGTCCCGCATCATTCTGATCAGAAAACCGAGATTGGTTCTCACTCCAAGAACCACGTATTCCCTCAGGGCAGAGAGCATTCTGTCTACCGCGTCTTCCCGGGAATTTCCCCAGACGACAAGCTTTGAGAGCATCGGGTCGTAGAAAGACGTTATCTCGCAGCCGCTGTAAACGGATGAATCATCCCTTACTCCCGGACCGCTGGGAGCCCGCACGTACCGAAGGACTCCTGGCGAGGGAAGAAAATTGGTGGCGGGATCCTCCGCGTAAACCCTGCACTCAAGGGCGTGGCCTTGCATTTTTATGGCGGACTGTTTAAACGGCAGTTTCTCTCCCGAAGCTATCCTTATCATCCACTTCACAATATCGATTCCTGTGATCATTTCCGTGACCGGATGCTCAACCTGCACCCTGGTGTTCATCTCCAGAAAATAGAAATTCTCCTCTTGGTCCATTATGAACTCGACAGTGCCGGCCCCGAAATAGTCAACCGCCTTTGCTATGCGAAGGGCGACTTCGCACATGTTTTTTCTGGTCTTAGCGCTTATAAACCCCGAGGGGGCTTCCTCTATCACTTTCTGGTGGCGCCTCTGTATTGAGCATTCCCGCTCAAACAGATGCAGTAGGTTTCCATGCTTGTCCCCAAGAACCTGGACTTCTACATGTCTCGGTTGCTGAATAAACTTCTCTATGAATACAGAATCATCCCCAAAAGAGGAAAACGCTTCGCTTCTGGCCATTCGGAGGGACGATTCGAACTCTTCCTTGGAATTAACAAGCCTCATTCCCTTTCCGCCTCCGCCCGCAGAAGCCTTTATCATGACCGGGTAGCCGATTCTCTTCGCCACCCTTGAGGCCTCAACGTCGGACACGGCTCCTTCGGATCCCGGGACAAGCGGCAGTTTCGCGTCTCTGGCTATTTTCCTCGCGGTGACCTTGTCCCCCATAAGCCTTATAGCCTCGGCGGAAGGCCCTATGAAAACTACGCCTTCTTTCTCGCACAGCTCGGCGAAAGAATCGTTTTCGGAGAGAAATCCGAATCCGGGGTGTATGGCTTCGGCTCCCGACTCCTTGGCAGCGGCGACTATCTTTTCTCCGACCAGGTAGCTTTCCGAGGGTTTCGGCGATCCTATGTGGTAGGCCTCGTCCGCGAGCATCACGTGAAGAGCGTCTCTGTCAGCGTCTGAGTAGACAGCCACGGTAGCGATCCCAAGCTCCCGGCACGCCCTGATGATTCTTACCGCTATCTCTCCCCTGTTTGCTATCAGTATCTTCTTGAACATCTTTCTAACCGGCCGCTCAGAGGGGAATGTTCCCGTGCTTTTTCGGCGGGAGCGTCTGTCTTTTTCCGCTTAGCATCTCCAGTGCCGCTATCACTCTGTGTCTCGTGTCTTCGGGTTTTATGACCTCGTCTATGTAACCTAGGCTCGCAGCGCGATACGGATTCGCGAAATTCTTTTTGTACTCCTCAATGAGCCTGATTCTCTCGGCGTCGGGGTCGTCCGCGGCGGCTATTTCCCCGCGGGAAATTATGTTCACGGCCCCGTCGGGCCCCATGACCGCTATTTCCGCCGTGGGATAGGCGAGGTTAACGTCTCCCCTTATGTGTTTTGAGGACATGACGTCGTAAGCTCCTCCGTAGGCCTTTCTGGTTATCACCGTGATTCTCGGAACCGTGGCCTCGCAGTAGGCGTAAAGCAGCTTCGCACCGTGCCTTATGATTCCCCCCCATTCCTGCGAGGTTCCCGGAAGAAAGCCCGGCACGTCGACAAAAGTAAGAAGCGGGATATTAAAAGCGTCGCAGAACCTCACGAACCTGGCTCCCTTAACCGAAGCGTCTATGTCAAGGCATCCCGCCAGCACCTTGGGCTGGTTCCCGACGATGCCGACTGTATGTCCGTTCATCCTCGCGAACCCTATAACTATGTTTTTCGCGTAGTGCTCCTGCACCTCAAAGAAATACGAATTATCGACTATAGGTCTGATCACATCCAGTATGTCGTAGGGCTTGTTGGGGTTATCAGGGATAAGTTCGCGAAGACTCATCTCCTTTCTGTCCACGGGGTCATCGCACGGGACCACCGGCGGATC comes from the Candidatus Dadabacteria bacterium genome and includes:
- a CDS encoding ABC transporter substrate-binding protein — its product is MKKIAVVMLFAAVAAVLVFASCDDRESANEIPVGVVLPFSGPHASIGVSMRKAMEFALEEIHESPLLGDQEIRFIFGDSKSNRQSVREAYTKLIEQDEVAAVLGPFSSSRTEDIIDIIDKNRTVSLSPTSAAMGLSARSEFLFRSSLTVERLVPHGVEESKRELNYTKVAMITNAGDTFSASAYEAVKREIEKDRSISIVSDQTYTVPSSEELPDLTAQLTQIANSGAEYIFMSAQGTERTGILVQAERVDGLEASIIGILLTTNEIRDAQQEEAGAGKGALTFTVWLPSIDTPENRKFRDEYKERTGEDASSFTARAYEAVRIFAQSVADAGSTDREAIRDAMENVRLENSIYGSDFYFDLNGDAVYDPVVGIEQDGGFKVLGQ
- the accC gene encoding acetyl-CoA carboxylase biotin carboxylase subunit, producing MFKKILIANRGEIAVRIIRACRELGIATVAVYSDADRDALHVMLADEAYHIGSPKPSESYLVGEKIVAAAKESGAEAIHPGFGFLSENDSFAELCEKEGVVFIGPSAEAIRLMGDKVTARKIARDAKLPLVPGSEGAVSDVEASRVAKRIGYPVMIKASAGGGGKGMRLVNSKEEFESSLRMARSEAFSSFGDDSVFIEKFIQQPRHVEVQVLGDKHGNLLHLFERECSIQRRHQKVIEEAPSGFISAKTRKNMCEVALRIAKAVDYFGAGTVEFIMDQEENFYFLEMNTRVQVEHPVTEMITGIDIVKWMIRIASGEKLPFKQSAIKMQGHALECRVYAEDPATNFLPSPGVLRYVRAPSGPGVRDDSSVYSGCEITSFYDPMLSKLVVWGNSREDAVDRMLSALREYVVLGVRTNLGFLIRMMRDPEFRKAQIDTGFIERHPETLVPEESDPELILMAAAVAMNGGSNQIAQGTKAISSGWKHFARRMGVSGNPLL
- a CDS encoding methylmalonyl-CoA carboxyltransferase, giving the protein MKEKVRILEDKEKEAGLGGGEARIKRQHDSGKQTARERIAELLDRDTFVELDKFVLHDCTDFGMEKRRILGDGVVTGYGKIEGRQVFVYAQDFTVFGGSLGLEQGKKICKIMDLALSTGAPIIGLNDSGGARIQEGVKSLGAYGEIFLRNVISSGVIPQISAIMGPCAGGAVYSPVMNDFTIMSKSTSYMFVTGPDVIKTVTHEEVSSEELGGAMVHNSVSGVAHFASEDDGDSIEIIKELLGFLPSNNMEDPPVVPCDDPVDRKEMSLRELIPDNPNKPYDILDVIRPIVDNSYFFEVQEHYAKNIVIGFARMNGHTVGIVGNQPKVLAGCLDIDASVKGARFVRFCDAFNIPLLTFVDVPGFLPGTSQEWGGIIRHGAKLLYAYCEATVPRITVITRKAYGGAYDVMSSKHIRGDVNLAYPTAEIAVMGPDGAVNIISRGEIAAADDPDAERIRLIEEYKKNFANPYRAASLGYIDEVIKPEDTRHRVIAALEMLSGKRQTLPPKKHGNIPL